GCAGAACGCCTCGACCAGTGGCTCGGCCACCGGTCCGGGGGCGGCCGCGGCCCAGGTCGGACGCCGTCCCTTGGTGGTGGCGCCGTAGAGCGTGAACTGGCTGACCACCAGCAGCGGCGCGCCCAGCTCGGCCGCCGAGCGCTCGTCGTCCATGATCCGCAGCTCGTGGATCTTGGCGGCCAGCTGTTCGGCGGTTGCGGCGGTGTCGTCGTGGGTGACCCCGAGCAGCACCACCAAGCCGGGCTGGTCGATCCGGCTGACGACCCTCCCGCCGACGCTCACCCGGGCTTCACTGACGACCTGGACGACGGCGCGCACGGTGGCGATGGTCGCATGCAGGAGGGTCAGCGGCCGAAGATGCCGCGCTTCTTCTTCTTCTCCTCCTTGGCCGCAGGCCGCTGCGCGGGGTGCGACCCAGGGGGCGGGTTGGACGAGCCGCCGCCGTTGCCGTTGGCGTTGCCGTTGCGCGGCTCCTCGCCGCTGGCGAACAGCCCGGACAGCTCGCGCAGCAGCGCCGCGGTGTCGGCTCGGCCCTCGCCGTTCGCGGAGGGCGCGTAGGACACCGGCTGCAGCTCGGGCTCGGCCTCGGGTTCCGCCTCGGGCTCGGCGTGGGTGCGGCGGTCGTCGTCCCGGATCGCCTGGGCGACCGCTCGCGACGCGTCACGGTTGAGTTCGGAGAGCAGCGCGGACGGGGACATGCCGTCGCCGCGCCCACTGCCGGCGGGCACCGGGATGGTCACCGGCTGCGGCTCGTTGTTCGCGTCCTCGTCGTCCGTGTCCTCGGGCTGGGCCGGCGGCTGCGCGGGCTCGTCGTCGCGGTCGAACCCGCGGGCCAGGTCGGCCAGCGCCATCGCGGCCGCTTCAGCCTCGGCCCGCTCGGCCGCCTGACGCTCGGCCTCCTCGGCCGCCGCGCGCTCGGCCTCCTCGGCGGCGAGGCGCTCAGCCTCGAGCCGCTCGGCCTCCTCGCGGTCGAGGCGCTCCTGCTCCTCGCGCCGGATCCGCTCGGCCTCCTCGGCCTCCTCGATCGCGGCCTCCTCGGCGGCGAGGCGCTCAGCCTCGGCGCGCTCCGCCTCGAGACGGGACTGCTCGGCCTCGATCCGGGCCTGCTCGGCCAGCCACTCCTCGTGCTCGGCCCAGGCCTGCGCCTCGGCCGCCGTCCGCTGCTCGGCCAGCCACTCGCGGTGGGCCGCCCAGGCGGGCTCCTCGGCGTCCGCGCGCTGCTGCCGAAGCCAGGCCGCGTGCGCGTCCCAGGCCTCGCCCTCGGCGCGGAACCGCTCGTCCGTGAGCCAGGCGGCGTGCGTGTCCCAGGCCTCGCCCTCGACCCGGGCGCGCTCGCCGGCCAGCCAGGCCGCATGGTCGGCCCACGCGTCGGGCTCGGCCGCGGCGCGCTGAGCGTCCAGCCACACCCGGTGGTCGGCCCACGCCTCGTCCTCGGCGAGGCGACGCTGCTCGGCCAGCCGTTCGGCGGTCCAGGCCGCGTGGTCGTCCCAGGCCTGCCACTCGACTCGGACCCGCTCGGCGGCCAGCCAGGCCGCGTGCTCGGCCCAGGCGGGCTCCTCGGCAGCAGCCCGCTCCGCGGCCAGTCGCTCGGCCTCGATCCGGGCCTGCTCACCCAGGTAGCCGGCGTGGTCGTCCCAGGCCTGCCACTCGGCGCGGGCCCGCGCGTCAGCGAGCCACATCGCGTGGTCCGCCCACGCCTGCGGCTCGGCCGCGGCGCGCTCGGCGTCCAGGCTCGCCTTCCGATCCTTCTTGATCCGGGCCAGCTCGCGCTGCCGGGCTTCCTCGACCTCTGCGGCAATCGCCAGCGCCTCCAGCCGGCGCCGCTTCTCGTCGTCCAGCCGGGACTGCACCTCCCGGTCGGCGATGACCCGACGGATCGCCTCCTCCCGGACCCACTCGAGGTCGCTGTAGGCGGCGATCGGCGCGGGGGCGGTCGGCACCTCGGGCGC
This window of the Actinomycetes bacterium genome carries:
- the dtd gene encoding D-aminoacyl-tRNA deacylase; translation: MRAVVQVVSEARVSVGGRVVSRIDQPGLVVLLGVTHDDTAATAEQLAAKIHELRIMDDERSAAELGAPLLVVSQFTLYGATTKGRRPTWAAAAPGPVAEPLVEAFCDELRRRGATVEEGIFGADMKVALVNDGPRTLILEA